The genomic DNA GAAGCTATTTAAAATTAGCTTAGTTACCTTTTAACCTTAGTCAATTAGCCTTGTAGCTAATAGCATTCATGTCCTTGTGATGACCCAGCGTGACAACACAAATTAAATCACAGTTGGACTCTTATTTATACATAGTATATATGGTAAactaacacatttatttaaaaaaatagttatTTACTTTTAGTGCACATGTCCCTTTCACACTTGCACTCATTGTCTTTCGATTTCTTACATAAACACAATCAATAAAGTGTTTataagcatttaaaaaagtatttgtaagCAACTTACAAATTgatcataaaaatatttttacaatattaaacATGTCTATATGTGAAGGTCACATCAAATAAATTAAGTTCTAAATGTTAATCCTAAAAAGGAGGCAATAGCAGTTACCTAAAGTAGTTCCTAAAGATTTCAGGTTAAAATGAGTTAAACAGATGGAAAAGGTGACCTGGTAAACAACTTAAACGTCCCTCTCAGCACAAACTCAGTCAGGTTTGTAAACTTTCTAATGGTTAGATCATGGAACCACAAATCATGTCTTCTGGTATCAGTGATTCTTAGCTGCCCAAAAGCCTGTTTGTGGCTTGAccctcctcagaccactgttggtggttACTCACATTGCCCTTGTGTGCCACTTGCTGTTAAGGGTGAAACTTCAATCCAACAGTCTGGCTATAAACATTTAGCACTTATCaaatcactcaggtctttaaaCAGCATATATCTGATGCATATCTGACCTaattttttaaatcataattgtatataaaatacactttttttatttctgatgtgtaggtctttgtatttttgtatcgCTGATCTTCAGTGAGCATTTAGTTGCAATAATGTTGAGCAAGTTGTATAGGTGATTTGGTTTATCTGGTTGTAATAAAGACCATTAGACAGTGCAgcattatattttgtttaatttccTATGCTGTAATATTTACCTTAATGCAACCTAAcagtttaaatgctttttcagccccCTTGGCCTCCAGGTGCTACTCCCATGCCAAAGCAGAGACAGACGAAGAGTTTGATGCTCGCTGGGTGACATACTTTAGCAAGCCCGACATTGATGCATGGGAACTTAGAAAAGGTAAATGGTTAATCCTATAGCCTATAGAGTCTGTAGTACAGTAACATATGAGCATAAATAGCATGTGCAGAACAAGTTTGGTTTTAAGAATGTGGATTTTTAGCAGAGAAAGAGTAGCACAAGACATGGCCTACTAAACTTTCTAAGCAAAGAATACAGATGCAGACAGTATCTTAACACATTTCCTGTTAACTTTAGTGTTGCTAGTAGATGTTCAGCTCCATTCCACTggaactagggatgtcccgattcgatctcaaagatcgggatcggggccgatcaaggcattttttaactgatcggaatcggctttactaaacccgattgtaatcccgatcttttgttttacatcagcatgtccgctgtgtggaaatagaaagtgaaacaagtccaacagcggtgtaatgtctgcactgtgagcgtttcacgaggcggtaggagcagagccgtgttcattactgtagaattttactgtttatatggtgtgtgagtcagggatcactccggtttacaaaacaacgtagtgatgcactcgtttaataaagaaataaatacacggtatattcacatattgtcgggagcagaacaatttattaacttcttctgttacggtaccgaatagcggacagctaaaGTCAAGCACACTATTCCAtgcactagggatgtcccgatcaagtttttttgttcccgataccgatcccgattattaattttgatcccgatccgataccgagtctcaaaccgatacttgtattttctagatattgtctagataagaactagataatactgttcacacagtgcacacttcaactacattacaattattcaaattaatccagtgtatatgtttaacaactaaatagctctgcagtgctgtagggaaaaatgctgcatccaagctatggcttaatgtttttgtatttttacaaaatcaatcaaaatgagtgggataattagttttactttaaactttacattcaaagaaaaaaaatgtttaatgcagtgatacactaaaaatgaacagaaatctgtgtagcagcttaacttgaatataagaaaataagttacttaaaagcattacggtaaaacctgaataccaaaataaaatggaaaggctcttttgttatgaaggaaagccagttcttaaagtgcttgtattgtgacaatggtttgatggacgtttgtacacaaagtgagtgtgttttgaccctttaggccttccatagaacatgaaatagcgtgcttgactcaactgtcggctattcggtaccgtaacagaagaagttaataaagtgttctgctcccgacaatatgtgaatataccgtgcatttatttctttattaaacgagtgcatcactacgttgttttgtaaaccggtgtgatccttaactcacacacactctcacacatgaacgcagctctgctcccaccgcctcgtgaaacgctcacactgcagacattacacttcactgttggacttgttttacttttcaatttaaactatttccacacagcggacatgctgacgtaacacaaaagatcgggattaagatcgggtttagtaaagccgattccgatcaattaaaaaatgccttgatcggccccgatcccgatctttgagatcggatcgggacatccctaccatgcactatggaagccccaaagggtcaaaacacactcacttcgcatagaaacggccatcaaaccattgtcacaatacaagcactttaaaaactggctttccttcataacaaaagagcctttccattgtattttggtattcaggctttactgtaatgcttttaagtaactttttttcttatattcaagttaagctgctacacagatttctgttcatttttagtgtatcactgcattaaacagattttttttcttcgaatgtaaagtttaaagtaaaactgtaattatctcactcactttgattgattttgtaaaaatgcaaaacattaagccaatagcttggatgcagcatttttccctacagcactgcagagctatttagttgttaaacatactgtatacattggattaatttgaataactgttatgtacttgaagtgtgcactgtgtgaacagtattatctagttcttatctagacaatatctagaaaatacaagtatcggtttgagactcggtatcggatcgggatcaaaattaataattgggatcggtatcgggaacaaaaaaacgtgaacGGGACATCCCTAACTGGAACAATATGCAAACCATCTAAATTTTTTGTTAAATGTCACACTTGCATTTTAACATGCAGTACGACTATAATTCTGCAAAAGAAAAGTTAGTGACTAATAATATGCTTGTTTATAATTTAAAAGCATGAAAGTTTTAACATATAAATTGATGAACACAGATTAGAAACACAGATGTTTTGATGAACACAGATTAGGTTCTGGGGTGCAGCCTGTAAAGTAGATATCAACCTCAATTATTCTTTTAAGAAGATTTTCTTCTTAAAATGCTCCAACATCCCAccacaaaacaaggtccattaaggcctaaGTATGGCCACATTCTATGAAAGATGTTTATTGTGTGTGACAGCTGAGAGTATGTTCGGAGACACATTTTCTCAAATGTCTTTGTTCACCAAAAACTGCTGCAGTTTTGTTTCATATCTTGCAGAATTACATCCAACTGAATTGGTTTGTATATTTGCTAACCATCTAATAACCATTTGTATTCTCCCTCAGGTGTGAACACACTGATCGGCTATGACTTGGTCCCTGAGCCTAAGATCCTGGACTCTGCTCTGAGAGCCTGCAGAAGGCTTGATGACCTGGCCAGTGCAATCCGCATTCTAGAAGCTGTTAAGGTGGGACTCTTATAGCAACAAAACATATGGTAGACAGTGTTTTATTATGAATAACAGTACTGCCTGGATGGTTGTGGTAATATTGTGCATTAAAGAACAGTAACagaattaaagaataaaacagaatccataaaatttttaaaacagCTGTCTGTAATATGAAACGAACCATTGTATTTGCAAATTTTCAAGGTGTTTTGAAGTGTGAAGGTAAAGTACATAGCTTATCAAGGCAGATTTACTTTTTGGCAGGAAAAATAAACAAGTAATCGAGTACTCAATTTCTTGGCAGGCTAGATAGTGTTTAAATGAAATGTGATGACTACCCTAAACATGTTGTTTCTGTCACTGTGGTAAAGCAAGGTTATGTGGTTGGTATATATTTAGTTTATGTTGATAACCAGaggttaaaatataaataaagaagttGTGCCATGTATTATTTCTGCTGGTCAAAGTCAAacacatcttttatttatttttcttcatttctGCAAACAGAGAAGTTTCTGAGCAAATAAACCCCAAAACTGTCACCCTGCATTAGTAGCTGATGGGGTGGATGAATTATCACAGTATGTTATTTTATACCATGGTaacagtacatacagtatattaaattgttctttcttattattgtcactttaaaataatcaaatccagtctaatttagggtgttttcacactttttttaCTCTGGTTAAATCAGACTCACGTTTGTCTTGATAGATGTAGAACTTATTGACTAGTGAATATCTAAACTTTTAATTAGATATACAATTGAAATGAACAACAGCAATATCAGAACCAATTCTCTTTTCAACATGAACATATACATTTACTAGAGACCTGTTGATCAGCGGTGAAATTAGATTAGTGCTTATTGCACGCAGTTGCAGGTTCCACCAGTGCCACCAGTGATTGGATATTCTAACTGGACAGATGCAGTCTCTTTGAATGGCATCGAACTTGGGAGGTGTTAGACATAGGAATTAAGCTAACATAATTAAGTATGGAATACAgtgattatttaaattaatatagaTTACTGTTGCTGCTTGGCAAGTTGTAAAACTAGGTCTTAATTAAAAGGGAATAAACAGAGGTATACAGATGATGCAGGCATAAAGTATAATGATCAAAATAGCTGAATAGAC from Trichomycterus rosablanca isolate fTriRos1 chromosome 11, fTriRos1.hap1, whole genome shotgun sequence includes the following:
- the LOC134323041 gene encoding cytochrome c oxidase subunit 5A, mitochondrial, with product MFSAVVRVSAAGVRGLARARPHYTAPLASRCYSHAKAETDEEFDARWVTYFSKPDIDAWELRKGVNTLIGYDLVPEPKILDSALRACRRLDDLASAIRILEAVKDKTGPHKEIYPYVIQELRPTLAELGISTPEELGIDRA